Proteins encoded together in one Janthinobacterium tructae window:
- a CDS encoding cysteine-rich CWC family protein → MSVCTLCGATFQCGQTDPQASGPCWCVALPPAMPVPGSVAVGCWCPACLQQRIAAVTPPAATPAR, encoded by the coding sequence ATGAGCGTATGCACTCTCTGTGGCGCCACCTTCCAGTGTGGCCAGACTGACCCGCAGGCCAGCGGACCATGCTGGTGCGTGGCCCTGCCGCCGGCCATGCCCGTGCCCGGTAGCGTCGCCGTGGGCTGCTGGTGTCCCGCCTGCCTGCAACAGCGCATCGCCGCCGTGACGCCCCCGGCGGCAACGCCGGCCAGATAA